Proteins encoded within one genomic window of Humulus lupulus chromosome 1, drHumLupu1.1, whole genome shotgun sequence:
- the LOC133812825 gene encoding cinnamyl alcohol dehydrogenase 1-like: MAERRVIGWAARDSTGILSSYSFSLRKTGPEDVVLKVLYCGIDHTDLHQMRNELLSTNYPLVPGHEVVGEVEELGSEVRKFKVGDKVGVGCVIGSCADCSSCKSNKENYCTKQIFTVGGTFPDGAPSRGGFSSTMVVHQAFVARIPDKLALEQTAPLLCAGVTAYSPLKQLTKGSSNEVLRVGILGLGGVGHLGVIIAKAMGHHVTVISTSGKKKAEALEHLGADSYLVSSDSAEMEAAAASLDYILDTVPAFHNIQAYLSLLKIEGRLVIVGASPQPLQFIASELSLGKKTIGGSFIGSMKETEDLLEFWAEKGLKTMIEVVKMDYVNKAFERMERNDVRYRFVLDVAGSNLH, translated from the exons ATGGCAGAAAGAAGAGTGATAGGTTGGGCTGCCAGAGACTCAACCGGTATTCTGTCCTCCTATTCATTTAGTCTCAG AAAAACAGGTCCAGAAGATGTAGTACTAAAGGTATTGTACTGTGGAATTGATCATACAGATCTTCATCAAATGAGGAATGAACTTCTTTCAACTAATTACCCTTTGGTACCAGG GCATGAAGTAGTGGGTGAAGTTGAAGAGTTGGGTTCAGAAGTAAGAAAATTCAAAGTTGGGGACAAAGTTGGAGTAGGCTGCGTAATTGGGTCTTGTGCGGACTGCTCTTCCTGCAAATCCAACAAAGAGAACTATTGCACCAAACAAATTTTCACTGTTGGTGGCACCTTCCCAGATGGAGCTCCCTCTCGTGGAGGCTTCTCCTCTACCATGGTGGTTCACCAAGC GTTTGTTGCAAGGATACCAGACAAACTAGCATTGGAACAGACAGCTCCACTATTGTGTGCTGGTGTGACAGCTTACAGTCCTTTGAAACAACTCACTAAAGGTTCTTCTAATGAggtgttgagagttggaatatTGGGGTTAGGAGGAGTTGGGCATTTGGGGGTGATCATAGCCAAGGCAATGGGACACCATGTGACAGTAATAAGCACTTCTGGTAAGAAAAAGGCGGAGGCTTTAGAGCATTTAGGGGCTGATTCTTACCTGGTTAGCTCCGACTCGGCCGAGATGGAGGCGGCAGCCGCCAGTCTAGACTATATTTTGGACACTGTTCCAGCATTTCACAACATACAAGCCTACCTTTCATTGCTGAAAATTGAGGGAAGGCTTGTGATAGTTGGGGCATCTCCTCAGCCACTTCAGTTTATAGCTAGTGAATTGAGTCTTG GCAAGAAGACTATTGGAGGGAGTTTCATTGGAAGCATGAAGGAGACTGAGGATTTATTAGAGTTTTGGGCAGAGAAAGGTCTGAAGACAATGATTGAGGTGGTGAAGATGGATTATGTGAACAAGGCTTTCGAGAGAATGGAAAGGAACGATGTTAGATATAGGTTTGTGCTGGATGTGGCTGGAAGCAATCTTCATTGA